Proteins from a genomic interval of Physeter macrocephalus isolate SW-GA chromosome 21, ASM283717v5, whole genome shotgun sequence:
- the LOC102987870 gene encoding LOW QUALITY PROTEIN: 40S ribosomal protein S3-like (The sequence of the model RefSeq protein was modified relative to this genomic sequence to represent the inferred CDS: inserted 2 bases in 1 codon), whose amino-acid sequence MSECQRENLLLKKDKEKQTKPCLFLVTSHGCKVTEFAWSFEDKAVQISKKRKFVADGIFEAELNEFLIWELAEDGYSGVEVRVTPTRTEIIILATRTYNVLGEKGGRIRELTAVVQKRFGFPEGSVELYAEKVATRGLCATAQAESLRYKFLGGCAVWRVCCGVLRFIMESGAEGCEVVVSGRVPGQRAKSMKLVDGLMIHSGDPANYCVDTAVRHVLLRXGVLGVEVKIMLPWDPTGKTGPKKPLSDHVSIVEPKDEILPTTPISEQKGGKPVPPAVPQPVPTA is encoded by the exons ATGTCTGAATGTCAGAGAGAAAATCTGCTgctaaaaaaagacaaagaaaaacaaacaaaaccatgtCTCTTCTTGGTGACATCTCATGGCTGTAAGGTGACTGAGTTTGCGTGGAGCTTTGAAGAT AAGGCGGTGCAGATTTCCAAGAAGAGGAAGTTTGTTGCTGACGGCATATTCGAAGCTGAACTGAACGAGTTTCTCATTTGGGAGCTGGCTGAAGATGGGTACTCTGGAGTTGAG GTCCGAGTTACACCAACCAGGACAGAAATCATTATCTTGGCCACCAGGACATACAATGTTCTTGGTGAGAAGGGCGGGCGGATCCGGGAATTGACTGCTGTGGTTCAGAAGAGATTTGGCTTCCCGGAGGGCAGTGTAGAGCTTTATGCTGAAAAGGTGGCCACAAGAGGTCTGTGCGCCACTGCCCAGGCAGAGTCTCTGCGTTACAAATTCCTAGGCGGCTGTGCTGTGTGGAGGGTCTGCTGTGGTGTGCTGCGGTTCATCATGGAGAGTGGGGCCGAAGGCTGCGAGGTCGTGGTGTCTGGGAGAGTCCCAGGACAGAGGGCTAAATCCATGAAGCTTGTGGATGGCCTGATGATCCACAGCGGGGACCCTGCTAACTACTGTGTCGATACTGCCGTGCGCCATGTGCTGCTCAG CGGCGTGCTGGGCGTCGAGGTAAAGATCATGCTGCCTTGGGACCCAACTGGTAAGACTGGCCCTAAGAAGCCCCTGTCCGATCACGTGAGCATCGTGGAACCCAAAGACGAAATACTGcccaccacccccatctccgAGCAGAAGGGTGGGAAGCCAGTGCCGCCTGCCGTGCCCCAGCCGGTACCCACAGCATAA